A region of uncultured Anaeromusa sp. DNA encodes the following proteins:
- a CDS encoding GHMP kinase, whose protein sequence is MGEKTSPQYKNIPGELANGQILEVRVPGSCGELTQGLVDEDYFLVTCPIGSYSRAMLRPAKAPAVLGGVKTQQAVAKTLLFLGEKKLSGELEICSQLPVGKGMSSSSADIGAACQAVALSFGRVLAPQELLTLAAEVEPTDGVFCPGIAQIAHVTGAAFCSLGEPPAIMVSVWDQGGQVDTQRFNERQELHCFNRAKERVVRQAVKCIKRGMAEQEAFWLGHGAMLSARANQILLPKLELELLWSLALQQGAIGVNVAHSGTVLGVLWKGDVAPETIETLQARVQQELPQLSFLGSWPLVSGGSWYRCGNEGEEHDWVRCF, encoded by the coding sequence ATGGGCGAAAAAACGTCCCCGCAGTATAAAAATATACCTGGAGAATTGGCAAACGGACAAATTCTGGAGGTTCGCGTTCCAGGATCTTGCGGTGAATTGACGCAGGGCCTGGTAGACGAAGATTACTTTCTGGTTACCTGTCCTATTGGCAGTTATTCCCGGGCCATGCTGCGTCCTGCCAAGGCGCCGGCTGTTTTGGGAGGAGTTAAAACCCAACAAGCAGTGGCGAAGACGCTTCTTTTCTTGGGTGAAAAGAAGCTCTCAGGAGAACTGGAAATTTGTTCGCAATTGCCAGTAGGCAAGGGCATGTCTTCCAGCAGCGCCGATATCGGTGCTGCCTGCCAAGCGGTGGCTCTTTCTTTTGGGCGGGTTCTTGCACCGCAAGAGCTCTTGACGCTGGCGGCGGAGGTGGAACCTACTGATGGAGTGTTCTGTCCTGGTATTGCACAAATCGCGCATGTGACAGGCGCTGCATTTTGCAGTTTGGGGGAACCACCGGCGATTATGGTTTCCGTCTGGGACCAAGGCGGCCAGGTGGATACGCAGCGTTTTAATGAGCGTCAGGAACTGCACTGTTTTAATCGGGCCAAGGAACGCGTGGTTCGTCAAGCGGTGAAATGCATAAAACGGGGCATGGCGGAACAAGAAGCGTTTTGGTTAGGCCATGGCGCTATGCTTAGCGCGCGGGCTAATCAGATTTTGCTGCCCAAGCTAGAGCTGGAGCTACTCTGGTCACTGGCCTTGCAGCAAGGAGCGATCGGCGTCAATGTGGCTCATAGCGGTACGGTGTTAGGGGTTCTATGGAAAGGCGATGTAGCTCCAGAAACGATAGAAACCTTGCAGGCGCGGGTACAGCAAGAATTGCCGCAGCTTTCTTTTTTGGGAAGCTGGCCGCTGGTGTCCGGCGGCAGTTGGTATCGTTGTGGAAATGAGGGGGAAGAGCATGACTGGGTTCGCTGCTTTTGA
- the cobK gene encoding precorrin-6A reductase, with amino-acid sequence MIFCIAGTGDGRALALRLRKENGPVLVSVVSEYGERLVQEADLAVVQTALDQAGMEAFLQDQGVHLVVDASHPYAVNVSRNAMAACEKVKVPYVRYERPASDLPEYKKLHVAADYEEAARLAAGFGETIFLTTGSRQLGIFRAEPLLQGKRLVARVLPEAAVLEQCRNLGFLPKDIVAMQGPFSLELNQALYRAFQAEVVVLKNSGNPGGCAEKIAAAVALELEVVLVDRPRLSYPVCCTTEQQVLQQVAKLVTGGK; translated from the coding sequence GTGATTTTCTGCATTGCCGGCACCGGAGATGGTCGGGCGCTGGCGCTTCGTCTGCGCAAGGAAAACGGGCCGGTGCTAGTGAGCGTTGTCAGTGAGTATGGCGAGCGATTGGTGCAGGAGGCGGATCTGGCGGTAGTGCAGACGGCTCTTGATCAAGCGGGCATGGAAGCGTTTTTACAAGACCAAGGTGTTCACCTAGTGGTGGATGCCAGCCATCCCTATGCAGTGAATGTTTCGCGCAATGCGATGGCGGCCTGCGAGAAGGTAAAAGTGCCTTATGTGCGTTATGAGCGCCCTGCCAGCGACTTGCCGGAGTACAAAAAACTGCATGTAGCTGCAGATTATGAAGAAGCGGCTAGGCTGGCTGCCGGTTTTGGCGAGACCATTTTTTTGACCACAGGGAGTCGTCAGCTTGGCATCTTTCGAGCTGAGCCGCTGCTGCAAGGCAAGCGTCTTGTAGCCAGGGTGCTACCGGAGGCGGCGGTGTTGGAACAGTGCCGAAACCTTGGCTTTTTACCTAAAGATATTGTGGCGATGCAGGGGCCTTTTTCGTTGGAACTCAATCAAGCTCTGTATCGGGCTTTTCAAGCAGAGGTCGTTGTCTTGAAGAACAGCGGCAATCCCGGCGGTTGCGCAGAGAAAATTGCCGCGGCCGTAGCGTTGGAACTGGAAGTAGTGTTAGTCGACAGGCCACGCCTGTCTTACCCGGTTTGCTGCACAACAGAGCAGCAGGTACTGCAGCAGGTTGCTAAATTGGTAACAGGAGGAAAGTAA
- the cbiB gene encoding adenosylcobinamide-phosphate synthase CbiB, whose translation MLPSAWTGELWMLLGAVLLDQLLGDPNSRWHPVVLIGRVISWGEACLLRLTQSSWRQQASGAVLVAVVLAVAYGSAWCWMQLLALGGNEAQWLGGALLLSFTISPRSLAAAGSEIRDFLTAGNMVEARRKVGWIVGRDTADLDEGEVTRATVETVAENIVDGIISPLCYFLLGGVPLAFLYRAVNTLDSMVGYHNERYEHFGKVAARVDDVFNWLPARLTALLLLGAAWFLRLDWRNAWQMMLRDAAAHPSPNSGYAEATVAGALGVQLGGLNYYGGVASLRAKMGEPKEALQGRHITQTIRLMQGAVALFLLLASLLLGW comes from the coding sequence ATGCTGCCAAGCGCATGGACCGGTGAATTATGGATGCTGCTGGGAGCGGTGCTTTTGGACCAACTGCTGGGCGATCCCAACAGCCGCTGGCATCCGGTAGTGCTTATTGGCCGAGTCATTTCCTGGGGAGAGGCCTGCTTGCTGCGCCTGACGCAGAGCTCATGGCGGCAGCAGGCATCAGGCGCAGTGCTCGTGGCGGTTGTACTGGCCGTTGCGTATGGCAGTGCTTGGTGCTGGATGCAGCTGTTGGCCTTGGGGGGCAACGAAGCGCAATGGCTTGGAGGCGCTTTGCTCTTGAGCTTTACTATTTCGCCGCGCAGCTTGGCTGCTGCCGGCAGTGAAATTCGAGATTTTTTGACGGCAGGAAATATGGTGGAAGCACGGCGCAAAGTAGGCTGGATTGTTGGGCGGGACACAGCGGACCTGGATGAAGGAGAAGTCACAAGAGCTACAGTGGAAACCGTGGCGGAAAACATTGTCGATGGCATTATTTCGCCTCTTTGTTATTTTCTGCTTGGCGGTGTGCCTCTAGCTTTTTTATACCGCGCCGTCAATACGCTGGATTCCATGGTGGGTTATCATAATGAACGCTATGAGCATTTCGGCAAAGTGGCTGCCAGGGTTGATGACGTTTTCAATTGGCTTCCAGCTAGATTGACAGCGTTGCTGCTTTTGGGGGCTGCTTGGTTTTTGCGTTTAGATTGGCGCAACGCTTGGCAAATGATGCTCCGTGATGCGGCAGCGCATCCTAGTCCGAACAGTGGTTATGCGGAGGCGACAGTGGCTGGCGCTTTGGGCGTGCAATTGGGCGGGTTAAACTATTATGGCGGGGTGGCTTCGCTGCGAGCGAAAATGGGCGAGCCCAAAGAAGCGCTGCAAGGGCGTCACATTACCCAAACGATCCGTCTGATGCAAGGTGCGGTAGCTCTGTTTCTTTTGCTTGCCAGCCTGCTGTTGGGATGGTAG
- the cobS gene encoding adenosylcobinamide-GDP ribazoletransferase yields MFNDFLLGLQFLTRLRLSGELFWDEKGCGRSVRYFPLVGAVLGLCFVAAWQVLYVWLPTWVSTYPPTVVVTLLTALPILLTGGLHCDGFMDTMDGLFSGRHRPRMLEIMKDSRVGAHGVTTFFMLFALKWSLIADLASLTLPAALFAMPVLGRLAMVVGITCFPYARENGMGRAFAAYAGEGALWIALVLSFLLVLPLGGQGLIALVAALVCAFVCGFLISRKLGGLTGDVYGAMTEITEVIVLLAFLY; encoded by the coding sequence ATGTTCAATGATTTTTTATTGGGATTGCAGTTTTTGACGCGTCTGCGTTTGTCGGGAGAGTTATTTTGGGATGAAAAAGGCTGCGGCCGCAGCGTACGCTATTTTCCGCTGGTCGGAGCCGTGCTGGGCTTGTGCTTTGTAGCTGCTTGGCAGGTGCTGTATGTTTGGCTTCCTACTTGGGTTAGTACGTACCCGCCGACGGTAGTTGTTACCCTCTTGACGGCGTTGCCGATTCTCTTGACAGGTGGGTTGCACTGCGACGGCTTTATGGATACCATGGACGGTCTTTTTTCTGGCCGTCATCGGCCACGGATGTTGGAAATCATGAAGGACAGCCGTGTGGGCGCCCATGGGGTGACCACTTTTTTCATGCTCTTTGCTTTGAAATGGTCTCTGATTGCCGATTTGGCGTCGCTGACTTTACCGGCGGCGCTTTTTGCCATGCCTGTATTAGGACGCTTGGCGATGGTAGTGGGCATTACCTGCTTTCCATACGCTCGGGAAAACGGCATGGGACGCGCTTTTGCCGCGTATGCAGGTGAGGGTGCTTTGTGGATCGCGTTGGTGCTTTCTTTTTTGCTGGTGCTGCCTTTGGGCGGCCAGGGCTTGATTGCCTTGGTAGCGGCGCTGGTGTGTGCTTTTGTCTGTGGCTTTTTGATCAGTCGCAAGCTGGGCGGACTGACAGGCGACGTATATGGAGCGATGACGGAAATTACGGAAGTTATCGTCTTGCTGGCTTTTTTGTATTAG
- a CDS encoding cobalamin biosynthesis protein codes for MKLAFFAVTAKGAKLAVTLAQVLPAAQVDVYAKHAESKEREVCLPLDSLAETVKLRFADCDGLVFFMALGIVVRMVGPLLVDKRQDPAVVAVDDGGHFAISVLSGHIGGANELTQQVAEAIDAVPVITTATDVSGAVAADVLAVKLGLKLEPFGQMKYINAALAAGKPVAFLLDETLPRATTWRERAAELGVDFQPLSAWQGGEECLVILSDRWQPALAAHMAHVLYLRPPSLLLGMGCRKGASVEVVAQAAQEALAAKGYSAASVASLGSAWVKLEEAGLQALAAAWQIPFICYEKESLAQAVKDYQLEQSNFVSQQIGVGNVCEAAACLQNQYKQGELVIPKTKRGPVTVAVVRGGLSS; via the coding sequence ATGAAACTGGCCTTTTTTGCCGTAACTGCTAAAGGGGCGAAGTTGGCGGTAACCCTGGCCCAAGTGCTGCCTGCGGCGCAGGTAGATGTGTATGCCAAGCATGCTGAATCGAAGGAGCGAGAGGTTTGCCTACCGTTAGACTCTTTGGCGGAAACAGTGAAATTGCGTTTTGCCGACTGCGACGGATTGGTGTTCTTTATGGCTTTGGGTATTGTGGTGCGCATGGTAGGACCGCTGCTTGTAGACAAGCGGCAGGATCCGGCTGTGGTGGCAGTAGACGACGGAGGCCACTTTGCCATCAGTGTTCTTTCCGGACATATTGGCGGCGCTAACGAGCTGACACAGCAAGTCGCGGAGGCTATTGACGCCGTGCCGGTTATTACCACGGCTACTGATGTATCCGGCGCAGTCGCGGCGGATGTGCTGGCGGTTAAGTTGGGCTTGAAGCTGGAACCTTTTGGGCAAATGAAATACATTAATGCCGCGTTAGCGGCGGGAAAGCCTGTTGCATTTTTATTGGATGAGACACTGCCTCGGGCCACAACATGGCGAGAGCGGGCGGCGGAACTGGGCGTGGATTTTCAACCTCTCAGCGCTTGGCAAGGCGGCGAAGAATGCCTGGTGATTCTCAGTGATCGTTGGCAGCCGGCTTTAGCGGCGCATATGGCGCATGTGCTCTATTTGCGCCCGCCCAGCCTGTTGTTAGGCATGGGCTGCCGCAAAGGAGCTTCAGTAGAGGTGGTAGCGCAGGCGGCGCAAGAAGCGCTGGCGGCAAAGGGGTATTCTGCCGCTAGTGTGGCCTCATTGGGCAGCGCCTGGGTTAAACTGGAGGAAGCAGGCTTGCAAGCTCTGGCTGCAGCATGGCAGATTCCGTTTATTTGTTATGAAAAAGAGTCCCTAGCCCAAGCGGTCAAGGACTATCAATTGGAGCAATCAAATTTTGTATCTCAACAGATTGGAGTTGGAAATGTATGCGAAGCAGCCGCATGTCTACAGAATCAGTACAAACAGGGGGAACTAGTCATCCCAAAAACCAAACGAGGACCGGTAACGGTGGCGGTGGTACGGGGCGGGTTATCGTCATAG
- the cobU gene encoding bifunctional adenosylcobinamide kinase/adenosylcobinamide-phosphate guanylyltransferase translates to MAVAEIMLVTGGARSGKSAFAERRVAAMAEQVGYIATAQAWDEEMRLRIAIHRRRRPAGWQTFEAPREAAAVLEKAAGATKAILFDCLTMFVTNCMCQEDFPADPEAGQRYIAKETEALLCAARQATCPVVFVTNEVGLGIVPDNAMSRAFRDYAGWVNQQVAAQAQQVFLVVSGLAVDVRRLAETE, encoded by the coding sequence ATGGCCGTGGCTGAGATTATGTTGGTAACCGGCGGCGCCCGCAGTGGGAAGAGTGCTTTTGCCGAACGGCGTGTAGCGGCTATGGCGGAGCAAGTGGGCTATATTGCGACAGCGCAAGCCTGGGACGAAGAAATGCGTTTGCGTATTGCCATACACCGGCGGCGGCGTCCGGCAGGCTGGCAAACCTTTGAAGCGCCGCGGGAAGCGGCGGCGGTACTGGAGAAGGCGGCAGGCGCGACTAAGGCGATTCTATTTGATTGCCTGACGATGTTTGTTACCAACTGCATGTGCCAGGAAGATTTCCCGGCAGACCCGGAGGCTGGGCAGCGGTATATTGCCAAGGAGACGGAAGCGTTACTGTGCGCGGCGAGGCAAGCAACTTGTCCGGTAGTATTTGTTACCAATGAAGTGGGGTTGGGTATTGTGCCGGACAATGCAATGTCCCGAGCTTTTAGGGACTATGCGGGCTGGGTGAATCAGCAGGTGGCTGCCCAGGCGCAGCAGGTCTTTCTAGTTGTCAGCGGCCTGGCGGTGGATGTACGCCGTTTGGCGGAAACGGAATAA
- a CDS encoding precorrin-8X methylmutase, giving the protein MEFMTDPQGIERKSMEIIAPHVAGLSLTPEAVKVYSRMIHASGDPQYAEVIEVHADAVAAGQKAIREGKNVYSDVEMVRTGINKKRLAQFGCQVECLIADETVAVQAKEAGITRSMAAMRTFGAKLDGAIVAIGNAPTALFEVIRLMQEEGVRPALIIGVPVGFVGAAESKDFLAEVSPVPYITVRGNKGGSPIAASALNAILYQIAE; this is encoded by the coding sequence ATGGAATTTATGACCGACCCTCAAGGAATTGAGCGCAAGAGCATGGAAATTATCGCCCCTCACGTAGCAGGCTTGTCTTTGACACCGGAAGCGGTAAAGGTATATTCTCGCATGATTCATGCTTCCGGAGATCCGCAGTATGCGGAAGTGATTGAAGTACATGCCGACGCCGTAGCGGCCGGGCAGAAAGCCATTCGCGAAGGCAAGAATGTTTACTCTGACGTGGAAATGGTGCGTACCGGCATTAATAAGAAACGTTTGGCGCAGTTTGGTTGTCAGGTGGAATGTTTGATTGCCGACGAAACGGTGGCGGTTCAGGCTAAAGAGGCAGGGATCACGCGTTCCATGGCAGCCATGCGGACGTTCGGTGCTAAACTGGACGGCGCTATTGTGGCTATTGGCAATGCACCGACCGCTCTTTTTGAAGTAATCCGTCTGATGCAGGAGGAAGGCGTTCGGCCTGCGCTGATTATCGGCGTGCCTGTGGGTTTTGTGGGCGCCGCCGAATCCAAAGATTTTTTGGCGGAAGTATCGCCGGTTCCCTATATTACCGTGCGCGGCAATAAAGGCGGCAGTCCGATTGCGGCTTCGGCTTTGAACGCGATTTTGTACCAAATAGCGGAATAG
- a CDS encoding cobyric acid synthase: MAKTIMLQGTSSHVGKSILTTALCRIFLQDGLRVVPFKAQNMALNSYVTKYGEEMGRAQVAQAEAAGLEPMVEMNPVLLKPTGDSRSQVVLMGRPIGNMTAQEYHQGYSLQALDTVKACLEKLHDKFDRIVIEGAGSPAEVNLKANDIVNMRIAKLAPAPVLLVADIDRGGALASVVGTLELLEPDERELVKGIIINKFRGDIRLLQPALEFLETKTGKPVLGVIPHLADLGIDDEDSVSLEDKQTVQTKEIDVAVLRTPKISNFTDFDALGAEPDVAVRYVRQGEALGKPDLIILPGSKNTVEDLLYLREHGYEKAIKELHTQDVPVIGICGGYQMLGQTVFDPEHTESDYDETPGLGLLDTTTTFVAEKMTQQVSARGLSDRFLGIKASGLELKGYEIHMGRTEFAAGTEAAFQIEERSCQKVSSPDGAVASSGLVLGTYLHGIFDNDSYRGLLANVLRQRKGLAPLDRSGDTQARKEAAYNRLAAVVRENLDMPRLYAIVEGK, encoded by the coding sequence ATGGCTAAGACCATCATGCTCCAAGGAACCAGTTCTCATGTAGGTAAGAGCATTTTAACAACCGCTCTTTGCCGGATCTTTTTGCAGGACGGCCTGCGTGTCGTTCCTTTTAAAGCGCAGAATATGGCGCTGAATTCCTATGTAACCAAATACGGCGAGGAAATGGGGCGGGCCCAGGTAGCCCAGGCAGAGGCCGCCGGACTAGAGCCTATGGTGGAGATGAATCCTGTGCTCTTAAAGCCTACAGGCGATTCCCGCTCCCAGGTAGTGCTGATGGGTCGCCCCATCGGCAACATGACGGCTCAGGAATATCATCAAGGCTATAGCCTGCAGGCGCTCGATACCGTGAAGGCTTGCTTAGAAAAGCTGCATGATAAATTTGACCGCATTGTTATCGAAGGCGCCGGCAGTCCGGCGGAGGTCAATCTCAAAGCCAATGACATTGTTAACATGCGCATAGCTAAATTGGCGCCGGCACCAGTGCTGCTGGTAGCGGACATTGATCGCGGCGGTGCGCTGGCATCAGTGGTAGGAACGCTGGAACTGTTGGAACCGGACGAACGGGAATTGGTGAAAGGCATTATTATCAATAAGTTTCGCGGCGATATTCGTCTTTTGCAGCCAGCTCTTGAGTTTTTGGAAACGAAGACAGGCAAGCCGGTACTGGGGGTTATTCCGCATTTGGCTGACTTAGGCATTGACGACGAGGACTCTGTTTCCTTGGAAGATAAGCAGACCGTTCAAACCAAAGAAATTGACGTGGCGGTGCTGCGTACGCCGAAGATCAGCAATTTTACGGATTTCGACGCTCTTGGAGCCGAACCGGATGTGGCTGTGCGCTATGTGCGTCAAGGAGAAGCGTTGGGCAAGCCGGATCTTATTATTCTGCCGGGTAGTAAAAATACAGTGGAGGACTTGCTGTATTTGCGTGAACATGGGTATGAAAAAGCCATTAAAGAGCTCCACACCCAAGACGTACCTGTCATCGGTATTTGCGGCGGGTATCAGATGTTGGGTCAGACGGTTTTTGATCCGGAGCATACCGAGTCCGACTATGATGAAACGCCGGGTTTGGGGCTTTTGGATACGACAACGACCTTTGTGGCGGAAAAAATGACGCAGCAAGTGAGCGCCCGTGGTCTGTCTGACCGCTTTTTGGGTATCAAAGCCAGTGGCTTGGAGCTGAAGGGTTATGAAATTCATATGGGTCGTACGGAATTTGCTGCGGGGACAGAGGCTGCATTTCAGATTGAAGAACGTTCCTGTCAAAAGGTATCCAGTCCGGATGGGGCGGTGGCTTCCTCTGGTTTGGTCCTTGGCACCTATTTGCACGGTATCTTTGATAATGACTCCTACCGGGGACTCCTTGCTAATGTCTTGCGGCAGCGTAAAGGGTTAGCGCCGCTGGATCGGTCCGGAGATACTCAGGCGCGCAAGGAAGCTGCGTATAACCGTCTGGCGGCAGTTGTACGGGAAAACTTGGATATGCCCAGGCTGTATGCCATTGTGGAGGGCAAGTAG
- a CDS encoding cobyrinate a,c-diamide synthase: MEEKEKLVHRPRLVIAGTQSGVGKTTLVTGLLAALRSQGKAVQSFKIGPDYIDPGFHALASGRAAHNLDSWLVPQEKLPPLFVKAAAEADISIIEGVMGLYDGGRQGISSTASLAKLLQAPVVLVLDVKSMGESAAAIALGFRQYDQEVWFAGVILNRVGSASHERMVREALERQNIPVLGCLHRQEDLRLPERHLGLTPVTEQALDVVVAAMGRSVGQALDLEALCVLAQKAPALPSPAATSALPVRRARLGVARDEAFSFYYPESMGVLTRCGAELIPFSPLEDAALPEVDGLFFGGGFPEMFAPQLTANTSMREAVRRAAARGMPIYAECGGLMYLTESLEDFSGERYNMAQVVPARCRMEKKLQTVGYVTASLQVDSLLGKASARFQGHEFHFSSMEPLTEPFPWAFSFEKMRTGAVYPGGYASQNVLASYLHLHFAGNEEAAEELVTACAAYAARRNGRG, translated from the coding sequence ATGGAAGAAAAGGAAAAGCTTGTGCATCGTCCACGGCTGGTTATTGCAGGCACCCAAAGCGGTGTAGGCAAAACGACCCTTGTGACAGGATTGTTGGCGGCGCTGCGCAGCCAAGGCAAGGCGGTGCAGTCTTTTAAGATCGGCCCGGACTATATTGATCCCGGTTTTCACGCGCTGGCCAGCGGCCGAGCGGCGCACAATTTGGATAGCTGGCTGGTGCCGCAGGAAAAATTGCCGCCCTTATTCGTTAAGGCGGCGGCAGAAGCCGATATTTCCATTATTGAGGGCGTAATGGGGCTGTACGATGGCGGCCGTCAAGGCATCAGCAGTACGGCATCGTTGGCCAAACTGCTTCAGGCGCCGGTAGTGTTGGTGCTGGACGTCAAGTCTATGGGAGAGAGCGCTGCGGCGATCGCCCTGGGCTTCCGCCAATACGATCAGGAAGTCTGGTTTGCCGGGGTAATCTTGAATCGCGTCGGCTCGGCTTCGCATGAGCGTATGGTGCGCGAAGCGTTAGAGCGGCAAAATATTCCGGTGCTAGGTTGCTTGCATCGGCAAGAAGACTTGCGTCTGCCAGAGCGTCACTTGGGGTTGACCCCAGTCACGGAGCAGGCTCTGGATGTGGTTGTGGCGGCGATGGGGCGGTCTGTTGGTCAGGCTCTGGACTTAGAGGCTTTATGCGTCTTGGCCCAAAAAGCGCCTGCTTTGCCCTCGCCTGCGGCAACGTCGGCCTTGCCTGTACGAAGGGCGCGTTTGGGCGTAGCCCGAGACGAAGCTTTTTCTTTTTATTATCCCGAAAGCATGGGGGTTTTGACGCGCTGCGGTGCGGAATTGATTCCTTTTAGTCCGTTGGAGGATGCAGCCTTGCCTGAGGTGGACGGCTTGTTTTTCGGCGGCGGTTTTCCGGAAATGTTTGCTCCGCAATTAACAGCGAATACTTCCATGCGTGAGGCTGTAAGGCGAGCTGCGGCAAGGGGCATGCCCATTTACGCGGAATGCGGCGGACTGATGTATCTGACGGAAAGCTTGGAAGATTTTTCGGGGGAGCGCTATAACATGGCGCAAGTAGTGCCGGCGCGATGCCGGATGGAAAAAAAGCTACAGACTGTGGGTTATGTGACAGCATCGTTGCAGGTGGACAGCCTGTTGGGAAAAGCTAGCGCTCGATTTCAAGGCCATGAGTTCCATTTTTCTAGTATGGAACCGTTAACAGAACCCTTTCCCTGGGCCTTTTCTTTTGAAAAAATGCGTACTGGCGCTGTCTATCCAGGGGGTTATGCTTCGCAAAACGTGCTGGCTTCCTATCTGCACCTGCATTTTGCAGGCAATGAAGAGGCTGCGGAAGAGCTGGTAACGGCCTGCGCAGCGTATGCGGCAAGGAGGAATGGCCGTGGCTGA
- the cobM gene encoding precorrin-4 C(11)-methyltransferase: MASVIQFVGAGPGDPELITVKGKRLLEAADVIVYAGSLVNPALLGYAKESAEIFNSASMTLQEVLDVMVPAAQAGREVVRLHTGDPSIYGAIQEQMDALDGVGVSYEVVPGVSSFLATAAALKQEYTLPDVSQTVIVTRMEGRTPVPPKEKLASLASHQATMCIFLSVHMIQDVVDELIAGGYAPATPIAVVQRASWPDQRILRGRLNDIAAKAAAEGVDRTAMIVVGHCLDKEYELSRLYAPEFGHMFREAKK; this comes from the coding sequence ATGGCCAGTGTGATTCAATTTGTCGGAGCCGGCCCGGGAGATCCGGAGTTAATTACGGTAAAGGGAAAACGACTTTTGGAAGCGGCGGACGTCATTGTTTATGCCGGTTCTTTGGTCAATCCGGCGCTTCTTGGCTACGCCAAGGAAAGCGCGGAAATTTTTAACAGCGCCTCCATGACGCTGCAGGAAGTGTTGGATGTCATGGTGCCTGCGGCGCAAGCCGGAAGAGAAGTAGTGCGTCTGCATACGGGAGATCCTAGCATTTACGGAGCCATTCAAGAGCAAATGGACGCCTTAGACGGCGTAGGCGTATCTTATGAAGTGGTACCAGGGGTCAGCTCTTTTTTGGCGACGGCGGCGGCGTTGAAACAAGAATATACGTTGCCTGATGTGTCCCAGACTGTTATTGTTACGCGCATGGAAGGACGCACTCCTGTGCCGCCGAAGGAAAAGCTGGCTAGTTTGGCTAGCCACCAGGCGACCATGTGTATTTTCCTCAGCGTGCATATGATCCAAGATGTGGTGGATGAGCTCATTGCCGGCGGTTATGCGCCAGCAACGCCGATTGCAGTGGTACAACGGGCTTCTTGGCCGGATCAGCGCATACTGCGGGGCCGTCTGAACGACATTGCTGCTAAAGCAGCGGCAGAAGGCGTGGATCGTACCGCCATGATTGTGGTAGGGCATTGTCTGGATAAGGAGTATGAATTGTCTCGGCTGTATGCACCGGAATTTGGACATATGTTCCGTGAGGCGAAAAAATGA
- the cobJ gene encoding precorrin-3B C(17)-methyltransferase: MTPRARTAIETAQVVAGYDTYIELIEPLLAGKPVIGTGMMQEVERCQAAVDEAKAGKVVAVVSSGDPGVYGMAGLVLELAQKLPAEQRPEVEIIPGISAVSAAAAVLGAPLMHDFAVISLSDLLTPWELIVRRVKAAVEADFVIALYNPKSSRRTMQIEEVRRLALEVRPGATPVGIVRHATRSKEEYTLSDLDNFTNEFIDMFSLVIIGNSQSYVQDGRMITPRGYKL, translated from the coding sequence ATGACGCCGCGGGCGCGGACCGCTATTGAAACGGCGCAAGTGGTGGCAGGCTATGATACGTATATTGAGTTAATTGAGCCCCTTTTGGCGGGGAAGCCGGTGATTGGCACTGGCATGATGCAGGAAGTGGAACGCTGTCAGGCGGCGGTGGATGAAGCGAAAGCAGGCAAAGTGGTGGCTGTGGTATCCAGCGGCGATCCGGGCGTATACGGGATGGCGGGCTTGGTGCTGGAGCTGGCCCAAAAGCTGCCGGCAGAGCAGCGACCGGAAGTAGAGATCATTCCAGGCATCAGTGCCGTAAGCGCTGCTGCGGCCGTATTGGGCGCACCGTTAATGCACGATTTTGCGGTCATCAGTCTTAGTGATTTGTTGACTCCCTGGGAACTGATTGTGCGGCGCGTTAAAGCCGCGGTGGAAGCCGATTTCGTGATTGCTCTTTACAATCCCAAAAGCAGCCGCCGTACCATGCAGATTGAAGAAGTGCGTCGCTTGGCGCTGGAGGTTCGGCCGGGTGCAACGCCTGTAGGTATTGTGCGCCATGCTACGCGCAGCAAGGAAGAATACACGTTGTCTGATTTAGACAATTTCACCAATGAATTTATCGATATGTTCTCGTTGGTCATTATCGGCAACAGCCAGTCTTATGTGCAGGACGGACGCATGATTACACCGCGGGGGTATAAGCTGTGA